CGAAAAAGACTTTATGCTGCGCTTGGATGAGAAGTATGTAACGCGTTTACAAAACAACACTGCAAAGTTAGTCGAGGCGGTGCGCGCTAGTGGTTTTGATGAAGACAAAAAATCGAATATTGTTACCTTATTAAACTCTTATCAATCTGCATTTTTAAACTTGGTTAATGAACAGCGTAAATTAGGTTTAACCCCAGACCAAGGTATTCAAGGTGAAATGCGTGCGACAATTCACCGAGTTGACGAAATATTAGCGCGCTTAATCACGATTAGCTCTGACGAAGTTGCCCAGTATACAAGCTTTGTTGAACGCCTTGCTTTTATCGCGTTTTTCATCATATTAGTTGTGGCGATTGGTTTCGCTAGCTATATCGCTAAGAGCGTTCTCATTTCTATTCGCCGTTTACAAACATCGATGTTGGCCATTTCACAATCTAACGACTTAACCATAGAGATTGATGCCAGTGGTAACGATGAATTATCTGAGATGGCAAAAGTGTTTGAAACCATGGTACAAAACTTTCGCAACTTGATTGTTGAAGTAAACCAGTCGGTGACCACGCTTAATGATGCGACACAGCAGGTAGCAAACAATATTAGTGTTACCAACCAAGGTGTCGCGTCACAAATTCAAGAAACGGATATGGTGGCAACAGCCGTTACTGAAATGGTCGCAACCGTGGATGAAATAGCCAATAACACGCAAGAAGCGGCTCATAAGGCAGAGCTTACTAATGAAAACGCGTCGCAGGGTAAGCAAGGTGTTGACCACACCAAAGGTCAAATTAGCGCATTATCAGAAAACTTAGCAGACTCTGAGCAGATAGTGCAGGAACTAGCAAAAGACAGTGAAACCATAGGTTCGGTACTTGATGTTATTCGTGGTATTGCAGAGCAAACCAACTTATTAGCATTAAACGCGGCAATTGCCATGGCGATTAAAGAGCAAAGTGCGGTGGCGACAGAAGTAAATAAGCATGTCGTATTAATCCGTGATGTTGCTGAGCAGTCAGGACAAATGGCACAGCAAAATGAACAAATGAGCCATGAGCTATCAGAGCAAGCTCATAAACTGCAATTAGAAGTTAATCGCTTTACTGTTTAGAAGATCAGCTAAAGCTGCTTAATATCGATCATAGCATCGCGGCTATGGCCGCTGTTGCTAAGTTGTTGCAAATAGCCTTGCCACAAATGATCGGCTTGCTGGTGAAATAGAGCAAGCTGAGCTTCAGAATAAATCACTTGATAGCTATCATCAAAAAGCAGTCGGTAACCGTGTTTACCGACTGCTTCAATGCGCGTTAACACAACATCTTTTTTATGCGTCGCCAGCGCAGGTGCTTTGCCTTTCGGGTTGCTAGAGGCATTTGCAGCAAAAGCACTGATGGCTTGGCTACTTTCAAGTACTCGTAAAAATTCATAGCTAAACTGCCAGCTTTCAGTCAGCGCTTGATTGCCTGTTTCAGACGAAAGCGCAACCGTTAGCTGCTTGTGCTGATGGTGTAGCTGAAATTTTACAATGCTTAACATAAATAAAGTTGTGCCAGTGAATACTGAAATATAGTTAAACCGCTTAAAGAATAAAGCGGCTTAAGTCTTCATTTTGTACCACGTCGTTTAGCGTTTTTTCTACGTAAGCAGTATCAATCACAACTTTCTCGCCAGAACGATCGTTAGCGCTGTATGAGATTTCCTCCATTAGGCGCTCCATCATAGTATGTAAGCGACGCGCACCGATGTTTTCGGTGGTTTCATTTACTTGCCATGCCGCGTTAGCAATCGCTGAAATACCATCTTCAGTGAACTCTACATCAACGCCTTCAGTTTTCATTAACGCGATATATTGCTCGGTTAATGACGCATTTGGTTCAGTTAAAATGCGTACGAAATCTTCCGTGGTTAGGGCTTTTAATTCAACACGAATTGGTAAGCGACCTTGTAACTCTGGAATTAAGTCTGACGGTTTTGCCATTTGGAAAGCACCAGAGGCGATAAACAGAATGTGATCGGTTTTGACCATACCGTGCTTAGTGCTCACCGTTGAACCTTCAACTAGAGGAAGTAAGTCACGTTGTACGCCTTCGCGCGAAACGTCTGGGCCTGAGCTGTCGCCACGCTTACAGATTTTGTCAATCTCATCCACGAATACAATACCATTTTGCTCAACCGCTTCTAGCGCTTTGGTTTTGATATCGTCTTGGTTAACAATTTTCGCGGCTTCTTCTTCCTGCAAGGCTTTAAACGCATCTTTAATTTTTAGCTTACGTTTTTTGGTTTTATCGCCCGACATGTTTTGGAACATGCTTTGCAACTGCGAGGTCATGTCTTCCATGCCCGGAGGCGCCATGATCTCTACACCCATTGGCTGTGCTGAGATATCAATCTCGATTTCTTTGTCGTCTAGCTTGCCTTCACGCAACTTCTTGCGGAACACTTGACGGGTACTGCTATTGTCGCTGGTTTCTTCGTTGCCAAAGGTATCGCGCGGGTTTGGAATAAGCACATCAAGTACACGCTCTTCTGCCGCTTCTTCGGCAAGGTGCTTAACGCGCTCCATTTCTTGCTCTTTGGTCATCTTAACTGCCATATCAGTTAAGTCGCGGATAATGGTTTCCACTTCTTTACCAACATAACCGACTTCGGTGAACTTAGTCGCTTCCACTTTGATAAACGGTGCGTTAGCAAGCTTGGCTAAACGGCGGGCAATTTCGGTTTTACCGACACCCGTTGGACCGATCATCAAAATGTTTTTTGGCGTTACTTCTGTGCGCAGCTCTTCGTTAAGCTGCATACGACGCCAGCGGTTACGTAGGGCAATGGCAACAGCGCGTTTAGCGTCGGCTTGGCCAACAATATGGCTATCTAGTTCATGAACAATTTCACGTGGGGTCATATTCGACATGATAATTCCTTACTTCTCTTCTGCGCCAAGTTCGTCAATAGTGTGATGCTGGTTGGTGAACACACAAATATCACCAGCAATAGTGAGCGACTTATCAACGATGTCGCGGGCAGATAATTCGGTATTTTGTAACAGTGCCAGTGCTGCAGCTTGCGCATAGTTGCCACCGCTGCCAATAGCAATTAAGTCGTGCTCTGGTTGCACCACATCACCGTTACCAGTAATGATTAAAGAAGCGGTTTCATCAGCAACGACTAGCATGGCTTCTAATTTGCGTAGGGCGCGATCGCTGCGCCAGTCTTTGGCCAGTTCAACCGCTGATTTGGTTAAATGACCTTGGTGCATTTCCAGCTTGCTTTCAAAGCGTTCGAATAAGGTAAATGCATCGGCAGTACCGCCAGCAAAACCAGCGAGTACTTTATCGTGATAAAGGCGACGCACTTTTTTTGCGTTGCCTTTCATTACTGTATTGCCTAAAGAAACTTGGCCGTCGCCACCGATCGCAACTTTACCGTTACGTCTAACTGATACAATTGTAGTCACACTACACCTCAAACCTGTGGCTGCTGGTTACCAGCAGCGCGATAAACATGTTTGATAAGATGGGTGTGTTTAGTGGATTTTCAAGTTGTCGCTGAAAAATTAAGTCAGCTTAAAAGAGATGAACTATCTCCACAGCCAAATTTGGCAGGTGGTAATATTGTTGCGCTTAAGCTTGTGCTTGTCGGCTTCTGCCAGTCGCTTGCGCGGGTATGGGCCAAGGGCAACCTTGTACCAAATGCCATTTTTACCTGAGCTTTCTGACACTTTCGCTACTAGGCCGCTAAAGGCAATTTGTGCTTTCATCGCTTCTGCTTGGCTGCGCTTTCTAAACGAGCCACACTGCATTTTATACGGGCCTTTTTCTTCCACTTCGTAGTGGCCGCCTTCGATTTGCGTGCCTTGCTTAAGCTTGTCGATATACTGCCACTTTTCAGCCGGCGGCTCAGGTAGTTTTTTGGTGGCTTTTACCGCAGGCGCTTGTGGCGTTGGTGTGGCGATCGGTTTAACGTCTTTTAAAAACCACAAAAAGTAACCGGCACCAGCAACGGCTAAGACAGTGAATAAGGTGATCAGCTTCACTTTTAATGGCATTCCCGTCGCCTCTGGCTGCTGCTTTTTGTAAGGACTTTTCTTTTTATTGTTCGAGCGGGAAACGTAATCCTGTGGTGCCATAAAAAAATCATAAAACTGCGGTAAACAAGAGCCGCTATTGTAGCGAAATAAGCGGAAAAAAAAAGCCTGCAAGCAAGTCCTAATCAAGTAAAAACAAGGGTCACCAACTAAAATCTAGGGGGTCAACATCTACTGACCAGCGCACTTTATTGGTTAATTCATGATTTTCCAAAAACGGAATCACGTGCAGCATCGCTTGATGCAGCGTTTTACGCTGCTCACTTTGCACTATCAGGTGATAGCGATAGTAGCCGGCTTTTTTCTCCATGGTCGCGGGAATTGGGCCAACGAGTTGACAATGGTTTAGCCCTAGTTGGCTGACCGCCATTAAAAACTTGGAGGGGTAAGACGGGTATTTCGCTTCGGCGCGGATCAGCACTTGATAGCCAAACGGTGGCAAGCGGGCAAAGTTGCGCTCAGCCAAGGTTTGCTGGGCAAAGTGGCGATAGCCATTGTTAACTAAATCTTGTAGCAGCGGGTGCTGAGGATATTGGCTTTGGATCAGCACCTTACCGGGTTTACTGGCACGACCTGCACGACCTGCTACTTGCACTAACAGCTGCGCCATGTGCTCAGCGGCGCGAAAATCAAAGCTAAACAGGGCGCCATCAACATTTAAAATCACCACTAAGGTGACATCAGGGAAATGGTGACCTTTGGCAAGCATTTGCGTACCCACCAAAATGTCGTGCTCTTTATTGTGAATGGCTTGCAGCAATTTGGTTAGTTCGCCTTTGCGCCGTGTCGAATCGCGGTCAATGCGCACCACGCTATTATCAGGAAACCAGCCGGCTAAGTGTTGTTCAAGTTGTTCGGTACCTTGACCAACGGGCGCTAAACGTGTGCTACCGCATTGCTGGCATTGGTGCACAATACGCTTTTGATTACCGCAGTGATGACAGACTAAAAGCTGATCTTTTTGATGCAGGGTGAATGGTTTATTGCAGCGCTGACAGTCAGCGACCCAATGACATTCTTGGCAATTAATCGCTGGCGCATAACCACGGCGATTTAAAAACACCAGCACTTGTTCGCGGCGTTTTAGCGTATCGGCAATTGCTTGTTTAACTGTGTCGCTCACTCCTGCAGTCAAGAGTTCTTGATTAACATCCACTAAGCTCATACTTGCTTGCACACTGTTACCAGCACGCTTGTTTAACTGGTGATAATGAAACTTGTGTGACAGGGCATTTTGCAAGCTTTCCAAACTCGGCGTGGCACTGCCCAGCAATATTGGAATATTGAGCTGACGTGCTCGTAAAATTGCGGCATCTCGGCCGTTGTAGCGAAAGCTGTCTTGCTGTTTTAGCGAGGCGTCGTGTTCTTCATCAACGATAATCAATCCAAGTTTATTGGCTGGCGTA
The nucleotide sequence above comes from Thalassotalea euphylliae. Encoded proteins:
- the hslU gene encoding HslU--HslV peptidase ATPase subunit: MSNMTPREIVHELDSHIVGQADAKRAVAIALRNRWRRMQLNEELRTEVTPKNILMIGPTGVGKTEIARRLAKLANAPFIKVEATKFTEVGYVGKEVETIIRDLTDMAVKMTKEQEMERVKHLAEEAAEERVLDVLIPNPRDTFGNEETSDNSSTRQVFRKKLREGKLDDKEIEIDISAQPMGVEIMAPPGMEDMTSQLQSMFQNMSGDKTKKRKLKIKDAFKALQEEEAAKIVNQDDIKTKALEAVEQNGIVFVDEIDKICKRGDSSGPDVSREGVQRDLLPLVEGSTVSTKHGMVKTDHILFIASGAFQMAKPSDLIPELQGRLPIRVELKALTTEDFVRILTEPNASLTEQYIALMKTEGVDVEFTEDGISAIANAAWQVNETTENIGARRLHTMMERLMEEISYSANDRSGEKVVIDTAYVEKTLNDVVQNEDLSRFIL
- the priA gene encoding primosomal protein N' — translated: MSEKHAKDSAKQSPESYAENHAEHKAELSEAGSIAKLEQKKRYIDIALPVPTRQLYTYELPSALNSPVIQIGERVVVPFAGRQLVGIVLATNTSTALSADKIKSVISRVSEQYPLPPNLVTFLTTLSQYYHHAIGDIFQQALPVLLRQIEAPDLSYQTRWFVTESSEEEALSAIGTKAKKQLELYQVIRHNQTGTSWPELRTLGFVKQQLTALQNKALIEEKEIVPAPCHWHEGDLNQDNRLKLSPEQAIVVSALNQSHQDFSCHLLDGITGSGKTEVYLQAMEKTLANDQQVLVIVPEIGLTPQTLSRFEHRFNVPIYLHHSALNDKERLDTWRAAYRGHAGIIIGTRSAIFTPANKLGLIIVDEEHDASLKQQDSFRYNGRDAAILRARQLNIPILLGSATPSLESLQNALSHKFHYHQLNKRAGNSVQASMSLVDVNQELLTAGVSDTVKQAIADTLKRREQVLVFLNRRGYAPAINCQECHWVADCQRCNKPFTLHQKDQLLVCHHCGNQKRIVHQCQQCGSTRLAPVGQGTEQLEQHLAGWFPDNSVVRIDRDSTRRKGELTKLLQAIHNKEHDILVGTQMLAKGHHFPDVTLVVILNVDGALFSFDFRAAEHMAQLLVQVAGRAGRASKPGKVLIQSQYPQHPLLQDLVNNGYRHFAQQTLAERNFARLPPFGYQVLIRAEAKYPSYPSKFLMAVSQLGLNHCQLVGPIPATMEKKAGYYRYHLIVQSEQRKTLHQAMLHVIPFLENHELTNKVRWSVDVDPLDFSW
- a CDS encoding methyl-accepting chemotaxis protein codes for the protein MLIKRKLMLNTTISVVAMLFMLWLLTFTISSLENNIQVARHIGKIESHVLQLRRHEKDFIARKDMAYVDKYQDTTQKLKAEVDALALGFQKVGLDSAETTAMQSVLASYEQAFTELANTQQVIGLHPKDGLYGSLRSAVHDVETLIGKDDYQLLSGMLQLRRNEKDFMLRLDEKYVTRLQNNTAKLVEAVRASGFDEDKKSNIVTLLNSYQSAFLNLVNEQRKLGLTPDQGIQGEMRATIHRVDEILARLITISSDEVAQYTSFVERLAFIAFFIILVVAIGFASYIAKSVLISIRRLQTSMLAISQSNDLTIEIDASGNDELSEMAKVFETMVQNFRNLIVEVNQSVTTLNDATQQVANNISVTNQGVASQIQETDMVATAVTEMVATVDEIANNTQEAAHKAELTNENASQGKQGVDHTKGQISALSENLADSEQIVQELAKDSETIGSVLDVIRGIAEQTNLLALNAAIAMAIKEQSAVATEVNKHVVLIRDVAEQSGQMAQQNEQMSHELSEQAHKLQLEVNRFTV
- the hslV gene encoding ATP-dependent protease subunit HslV, translated to MTTIVSVRRNGKVAIGGDGQVSLGNTVMKGNAKKVRRLYHDKVLAGFAGGTADAFTLFERFESKLEMHQGHLTKSAVELAKDWRSDRALRKLEAMLVVADETASLIITGNGDVVQPEHDLIAIGSGGNYAQAAALALLQNTELSARDIVDKSLTIAGDICVFTNQHHTIDELGAEEK
- a CDS encoding gamma-butyrobetaine hydroxylase-like domain-containing protein, with protein sequence MLSIVKFQLHHQHKQLTVALSSETGNQALTESWQFSYEFLRVLESSQAISAFAANASSNPKGKAPALATHKKDVVLTRIEAVGKHGYRLLFDDSYQVIYSEAQLALFHQQADHLWQGYLQQLSNSGHSRDAMIDIKQL
- a CDS encoding SPOR domain-containing protein, coding for MAPQDYVSRSNNKKKSPYKKQQPEATGMPLKVKLITLFTVLAVAGAGYFLWFLKDVKPIATPTPQAPAVKATKKLPEPPAEKWQYIDKLKQGTQIEGGHYEVEEKGPYKMQCGSFRKRSQAEAMKAQIAFSGLVAKVSESSGKNGIWYKVALGPYPRKRLAEADKHKLKRNNITTCQIWLWR